cgatgacgtcactcgacctcctatgacctgttgtctgaggatctatggagaaaagctcatggtgagtccactgcgtctctcagttctcagagatcttctcattcagctcatgatctcatatgaagcttctagctgacgtcactggtgtgaccgactttattctgaggtcactgtgaaaaaatagaaacacaaatggataaaattccatattttagtggacgttccctgatggacagcgtgtggtttgatgttctgtaaaatgcattgatcattaaaaacgtctctgttGTTTCCTTTAATATGaggaacaccgatgacggtcAGGAACACCAgagactcctatggagagatcAACGTTATTCAGAGCTGTGACGTTGTGtgagcggtggctggtttcacaggtcttggaggaagcttgTGCTAGCCCCACCCCCCTAGCGTTGGTGGCATCATGTGATCGAGTCCTaatagtgggtggaattggaaacgactaaaatcgggtaaaaaaaattgtattgttACTAAGCTAAAccttgcaaatgttttgttctgctctttgtctttttcaggcATCCACATGCGGGACTTAGAGGGTCGTAGGTATTATGACTTCCTCAGTGCATACAGTGCTGTTAATCAAGGCCACTGCCACCCCAAAATAGTCACTGCCCTGAACGCCCAGGCCTTCAAACTGACCATCACCTCCAGAGCCTTCTACAACGACGTGCTGGGGGCCTACGAGGAGAACATCACCAAGCTGTTCGGATATGACAAAGTCCTGCCCATGAACACGGGTGGGTGGAATCTACTCTGGTGAGAAATGTGCCTCTTTCAAATTGAAATTTCAGACTGAAGCACACAGTGTCTCTCCTCCTCACTAAAAGGGGTGAACAGCGCCGccgctggactctggagcagtggagacgtgttctgtggagtgaatcagcttctctgtcttcagtctgatggacgagtctgggatTGGTGAGTGCCAGGAGAGCGttgcctgcctgactgcactgccagctgtaaagtttggtggaggagggatgatgatatggggctgtttttcaggggttgagtttggtgtggaagaactcgactggtcCTCACaaaaccctgacctcaaccccatccaacacctttggcatgaactagaatggaaattgtgagccaggccctctcgtgcTTCATCAGTGTCTCATCTCACAAGTTGGCTTGGTGAGCCGAAAGGCCAGTGCACAGTTCTATGTCCATCTTCTCCTGCTGTACGACATACTGTCATCTATAAATATGGACGAAAATGGGCGTACAGTGTGAAGGGCATTCCCAAATATCAGGCAAAGATCATCTTCGCAGGTGGGTCCTTTTTCCCCACCACGGCAGAGTTAAAGATCTTCTACATCAGTAAATCTTTACTTGTGGATGTACATATGAAGGGTGCCCATTGCACATTTCTAATGCATGAAATGGAATCGTTTATTCATGAAAGTAGTTTACTGTTTTCAGAGGAACTTGTTGTCACTGTTTATCGTGTTAAAACTAAAGAATATAATCCATTTTTCCTGCAATATAAAACCAAAATCTGTAAAATACtaagaaatgttaaatgtgtcTAAATTATGAatggagctgtagatgattctgaaATGAAATATGATGCAACATCAAGAATGAAGAATGTCATATTTCAAAACTGGTGATCAGATCTTGAGGCTGATAACTTGACATTTCTTGTAAATTGATAGTTACTAGAATATAATATTGCCCtgccatttcatttttattttcttttctaaaatatGTGTCTAGTTTATAATACTCTTTATTTAggttattattgtatataacATGGCAATAGTTGtaaaatgtccatccatccatccatccatccatccatccatccatccatccatccatccatcatcttccgcttctccggggttcgggtcgcgggggcagcatcctaagcaatgttgtaaagttgtaaagttgtaaaatgtatatgtgtataataGATATATAATGGACAGTATATAATAGTGGTATTGTCACAGTGAGTTAAGCTAAACAGCTCATTGTCTCTGTAACGTGTTGTCGTGCTCTGGAAGTCTCTCTGATTGGTTTAGTTCAtcactgtctcctctctttATGTGTAGAGGGTAATTTCTGGGGCCGGACAATTTGTTTACTGAGGTCTCAATAAAATAACCATCAAGGACCATTACCCCTTACCACTAATGACTTCAGCTTTGGGGCACCTTTCGGGCTAATGAATGCACCAGCTGTCTTCCAGGATTTTATTAAGAAGGTCCTGCAAGAGACCCTGAACCTCTATGTGCTTGTCTACATTGATGACATCCTCATATACAGCCACTTAATGGACAAGCATGTTGTCCATGTCCACTGGATTCTCCAGCTCCTGCTTTACTTCACAAGCTAAGGAAGTCAATCGTTCTACCCTGTTGACTGTCCTAACTAAGAAAGGCATGAGATGCTTTAAGTGGACCTTAAAAGCCtagaaagtttttaaaaagcttaAGCATCACTTGACCTCTGCATCGGTTCTGCAGCTCCCTGAATCTGCAGATACCAGTGTATGGGTGGTCTTATCCCAGTGTTCCAAGGACCACCGCAATCTCCATCCttgtggtttcttttttttcacctcACCTTCACTGAATGTAACTGCAATGTCAGGGAGAGTTACTAGCAGTAAAACTGGCTCAGGAGGAATGGCAGCACTGGCTGGAGGGAGCAAAATACCCTTTCCTGGTCTTTACAAATCACAAGAACTTGGCCTATATCCAACAGGCCAAGTATCTTAATCCATGCCAGGCCTCGTTGGCACTGTTCCTCAGCCATTTTCACTTTGTGAAACAATGCTCAGCCTGATTTCCTCTCCAGATAGTGGGAAGCACCTCCTGTTAACCAACCTCCAGAGCCTATCATTTTAGAAGCCCAAATTGTAGCTGCAGTGAACTGACTACAGCAGCTTCTGACGCCAGACATACCTCATCTGTTTGACTACATTTGTAGTGAAATACTGCTTTATTGCAGGggattttgttttgctttgattAATCTTgtacttaattatgtttattttattaaagaaatcattaaacattccattttgttacTACCAGAACACTAATAACACTTCCCAGACTTTGCCAGAAGCTTCCGTAGTGTTGGTCTTGGAAGtgacacacacataaaatgataatatttgaattaaaacacaaaaaggttgCAGAATGtatgtgtttcagtggtgacgattcttaatgttctacactgattttcagactttgggaaaCATTGGGATCTAAGTGCTCAacctgtggccatgagggacggggtgcagcctcacttcctgctctgaaataAAGGGATGTGGGAACTTCATAAAATACAAGTCTTGTGTTACTGCGCTGTGTTTGTGGAGTGAATCTGAGGCGAATGTTTCTTATGggtgatgtttgtgtgtttgtgtctgcacTACAGGTTCTGTTCATTGCTGATGAGGTGCAGACGGGTTTGGGTCGCACGGGCCGCAGGCTGGCTGTGGACCACGAGGCTGTGCGGCCGGACCTGGTGGTTCTGGGAAAAGCTCTGTCTGGAGGAATCTATCCTGTGAgtggtgaacacacacacacatcccgcacacacacacacacacacacacacacacgcacacacacactgtcatttCTGTGCGCTTGGTGCAATTCTTTGTTTTCATGTCAGCTGTGTTacttgtttgtgtgtctgtagggTAACAATACTGTAACTCTGCCTTTTGTGAATCAATGATGTGGCTCTGCCCTTTGTTGGTCAGTGGTGTAACTCTGCCTTTTACGGGTCAGTGGTATAACTCTGCCTTTTACGGGTCAGTGGTGTAACTCTGTCTTTTACGGGTCAGTGTTGTAACTCTGTCTTTTACGGGTCATTGGTGTAACTCTGTCTTTTACGGGTCATTGGTGTAACTGTCTTTTACGGGTCAGTGGTGTAACTCTGTCTTTTACGGGTCATTGGTGTAACTGTCTTTTACGGGTCAGTGGTGTAACTCTGTCTTTTACGGGTCAGTGgtgtaactgtttttttttttatttatttaaaaatgggtCAGTGGTGTAACTCTGTTCTTTACGGGTCATCGGTGTAACTCCACTCTGTGTCAGCGGTGTAACTCTGCCCATTGCAGGTGATTGATGTGACTCTGCTCTTTGCGAGTCAACGATGTATCTCTGCCCtgtgtttgtcagtggtgtAACTCTGCACTTTGTGGGTCAGCAGTGTAATTCTGCCCTGTGTATGATTCAGCAATGTGACTGCCAATTGTTTTTCAGGTGTCTGCAGTGCTCTGTGATGATGATGTGATGCTGACAATTAAACCAGGAGAGCATGGCTCCACCTATGGAGGAAACCCTCTTGCCTGTAGAGTTGCCATTGCGGCCCTAGAGGTTTGTCCTTCCAACCTTCCGTTGATGCCGAGATGTTTatgctgtttctgtttatttacacatCTGTCCACTCTTTGGTAACGGTGTGTGTGGGTCTGATATGCTCTGATTAGGTTCTGGAGGAGGAGAACCTGGCAGAGAATGCTGAGAAAATGGGGAATATTCTGAGAGCAGGGCTGAACAAACTGCCCAAAGAAATTGTGACGATGGTGAGGGGGAAAGGTCTGCTGAATGCCATCGTCATCAAGGAGACTAAAGGTACCACTCTGCTTAAAGTCTCAGCTGAAACGGTGCCACGGCACAACTTTTGGTATAACtagcttttgaaaataataaactCCTTATAGCAATGATACATTTTTAGTGGAAATGAGTGGAACAAGTTTTCTCCAAGTAAATTTgggccttttttctttttaagaggCTGTTTTGTTGTATTATCGAAGTTTTGACCGTAGAGATGGGAAAGATGTTCGTCACTTTGTTGAACCAGCGCACTGTTTACGTTCTCCAGTGCTTTAACTCTCGCTCTCGTTTATCTTTCAGACTACGACGCCTGGCGAGTCTGTTTGCGTCTTCGTGACAACGGACTACTGGCCAAACCCACTCATGGTGACATCATCAGACTGGCCCCGCCCCTCGTCATGAACGAAGATGAGATCAGCGAGTGCATTGACATCATCCAGCGAACCATCCTGTCATTTTAAACTGTTATAAAATCCTACTGACCATCACCCGGAAACAAACACACCCTGGTCATTTATTTCCCTCCAGCTGCGAGGACTCAATACAGTGCTGACCATACGAGTTAACATGCAGACAACAATTCTATATGCTAGAAgctttatcttcttcttcttctttcggctgctccctttaggggtcgccacagcggatcatctgcctccaatGCTAGAAGCTTAATTCTAGTATTTTACATCCTGTTCCACAGTTTTGGACTAGTGGGGCGATGATGAGTGAATGTTTTACCAGGTACTGATTTTAAAGTTTCATAATTTGCTGTTTCTTTTAATTCCAGGagttttaaacacagtaaacacacacacacacacacacacacacacacacacacacacacacacacacacacacacactgtcatttCTGTGCGCTTGGTGCAATTCTTTGTTTTCATGTCAGCTGTGTTacttgtttgtgtgtctgtagggTAACAATACTGTAACTCTGCCTTTTGTGAATCAATGATGTGGCTCTGCCCTTTGTTGGTCAGTGGTATAACTCTGCCTTTTATGGGTCAGTGGTGTAACTCTGTCTTTTATGGGTCAGTGGTGTAACTCTGTCTTTTACGGGTCAGTGTTGTAACTCTGTCTTTTGCGGGTCATTGGTGTAACGGTCTTTTACGGGTCAGTGGTGTAACTCTGTCTTTTGCGGGTCATTGGTGTAACTCTGTCTTTTACGGGTCAGTGTTGTAACTCTGTCTTTTACGGGTCATTGGTGTAACTCTGTCT
This portion of the Pygocentrus nattereri isolate fPygNat1 chromosome 13, fPygNat1.pri, whole genome shotgun sequence genome encodes:
- the LOC108417122 gene encoding ornithine aminotransferase, mitochondrial-like, which produces MFLMGDVCVFVSALQVLFIADEVQTGLGRTGRRLAVDHEAVRPDLVVLGKALSGGIYPVSAVLCDDDVMLTIKPGEHGSTYGGNPLACRVAIAALEVLEEENLAENAEKMGNILRAGLNKLPKEIVTMVRGKGLLNAIVIKETKDYDAWRVCLRLRDNGLLAKPTHGDIIRLAPPLVMNEDEISECIDIIQRTILSF